GTAGATGCCAGTGTACAGCGGCGGGGCGTCCGGCATGTTCACTCGGAAGACATCGATCTGATATGGTTCGACATCATAGTTCAGTCGCCGATTGAACTTGCTCTCGTGAGTCCCTCGAATCATTGTCCATTCCGTCGGTGACGTGCGAAGTTGCAGGTTGGATTCATGACTCCAGATCCCTGTCCCCGTGATCTTTCTGAGTGTCCAGTTTCCGTCCAGAGCTGCATCCATGTTCACGGAGTTGGAAAGTGTGGATTCCGGTGACGACAACCTGTTCAGGCCTTCGCCCTGCATAAGATCCGCTACGTGGCGTTCGACGATCTTTGCCGCCAGGGATTCTCGCCGCTCGTATCTCTCTTTGACTTCGATCAGGTTCAGTTCCGCAAGTTGCAGTCGTATCTGCTGAAGCTTCATCTGCGCCTCAAACGCCGTGTGAACGGCACTCTCCAGTTTCTGTTTCAGGGCCGCAACTGCCTTTGCATCCGGCGATTGCTGAGCTGCTGCTTTTCGGTATTCCATTGCAGCCTGACGCGATGCGGCCTCGGCAGATTGGTATTGAGTTTCGGCGGCCTCCCGAGCAGCCTCCATAGCCGTTCGATCGGCGGGTTGCGATTCAATACCTGCAGCGAGTGGGGATGTATTCTGCGTGTGCGTTCCCGCCAATCTGCCCAGTCGAGCGGTGTGCTCATTCTGCACTTCGAGCAGCTTTGCGTTCAGGCGTTCAAGCTGTTGTTCCAGGCGGACCACATTGGGATGCGTCGGGCCATACTGCGATTTCTCTTTCTCAAGATCTAGTTCTGCCTTGACGATCTCCATGCGAAGGAATTCTTCAACATTCGTAGCAGAAGCCTGAGATGTCGAACCGGCATTCGGCAATAAAGTTTCCGTCGCTGATTGCTGAGCTGCCTCAGGAGTCTGTTGCTGACACAAGGCAATTTCAGCATGCCATGCAAACAGGCATATCATCAGAAGAATTCGGTGAATCATGGTCGCATTCCCTTTCTGCTGTCGCCCCTCCGGGGGTTTGGCTTGTTTTTGGCTGGTGTCCGATGACTCTCGTCTCCGGCAAGGCAAGGGGCTGTCGTCGCTCCGCGACTGGGTTAGTCTCGCAGTGTCTCCCTGAGATTGCTCAGGGTCGCTTCTAGTTGATCGAGTTTGCTGGAGTTGTCCCATTCGAGATCGAATTCGGGAACATCCGAAACGCTGGATTTGGTTGGTGTGAGTGCTTCTTCTGAATCGCCAGGTTCAGCGGATTCAAATTCATTGGAAGCCTGTGTACTCTCAGGGGAAGATCTGAATTGTGACTTTGACATCCATAGCGCTGCCGTCGCGATTACGATCGCAGACATCAGCCCCATGAACCCGAGCAGCCTTCTGCGACCAGGATGTTCAGGAGTGATTCGCAACTGCAGTACTTTGGGTAGTGGTACCTGCGACGGCTGCTGTACGTGAGCCAGACAGTCTTCCAGCAATTGTGCGACAACTTCAGCTGATGTGAATCTGGCGGCCGCGTCCTTGGCCAGCAGTCGATCAATGACAGAACATAACCATGACGGCAGATCTGTGCGAAGTTCCTGCACCGGGCGGTGTGGATGGTCGGTGATTCTTCGAAGAATGCCGTAGGGCGTTTCGGCTCGGAACGGCGGGTGACCAGTGGCCATGGCGTACATCATGCTGCCCAGACTGAACAGGTCGCTGCGAGCATCGATGCCTTCCCCTTTGGCCTGTTCAGGGCTCATGTATTGCGGTGTGCCGGCAATGACTCCGCTCCGCGTCAGGCTGGCATCGTCGGCGGCTCGAGCCAGTCCGAAGTCGGTGATGAGTACTCGTTCCACGTTCTCCGGCAGCAGAACGTTTCCGGGTTTGATGTCTCGATGAACAAGTCCCTGATCATGGGCTGCCGCGAGTCCGCGAGCGGTTTGCATGGCAATTCGCAGGATTTCCGGAATGGATAGCGGGCCGTGGCGGTCGATGCGTTTCTGCAGCGATTGGCCTTTGATGTAAGGCATAATCAGATACGGCAGATTATTGAATTCGCTGACACCGTGAATGGCGATCACGTTGTCATGAACAACAGCCGCTGCCGCCTGGGCTTCCCGCCCGAAACGTTGTCGGGCGGCTCCACTGCTGGCATAGTGAGGTGCCAGCACCTTGATGGCGGCATAGCGATTTAATGAAGCGTCGAAACCTTTCAGTACAATACCCATTCCACCCCGGCCGACGACACCGGAGATTTCGTAGCCCGCAAAACGTCCCAGCATATGTGGATCATCAGTTGGAGAAAGAAAGTCCAGATTTACTGGTGCGGGTGACTTCAGGCTGGCGATTGTTGCATCACATGGGACGGGATCATCGGGTGTGCGTACGGGATTTTCCGATGAGCTCAGAAAACTGCGAGCGTCGCTCCATAAGGAGGCATGAGCTGTTTGCCGTTGCAAAGCGCGGCAGCAGGTCACACATGTGTCCAGATGCAATTCGAAATCGGCCTGCTGTTGTTCATCAAGCTCATCAGCCAGAAAGGCTGCAATCAGGGCCGGGTCACAGGAGGTCATTTTCATACCAGACTCATTCCTCCTGTAACTTCTCAATCTCTTGTTTCAGTCGCTTCATCACTCGGCTTCTTGATGCGTAGACGCTGCCGCGGCTGCGCCCGAGCCGGGTCACAACGTCATCGATTTCTAATCCTTCAACAGCGGTGAACCAAAAACTGTTCCAGGTGTCGTCAGAGAATTCGCTGCGAATTGCGGCTGCGGCCTGCTGGAAGAGCTGGCGACGGTACTCGGTGTCCAGAAGGTCCGAATGGGTTTCATCGTGCACCTGACACTGCCGGAGCAATTGCTCAACTTCGTCAGTTCCCGAGGCTCGATCAGGCGATCTGCGCGTCAGTGCGTTGAGTATTGCGTTGTTGGCGACTGTCCGCAGCCAGGTTCTGAATTTTCCGCGCGTGGCATCAACTTCCCATCGTTCGACTGCACGGGAAACGGCGAGCAGGACCTGCTGCACAAGATCATCAGCGTCGGCCGTCTGTAATCCTTTGATGCGAGCCAATCGGTGAATCAGTGGCTGATAAATCTGAACAAATTCGTCCCATGCCGCCGCATCATTCGCATTGCGAACGCGCAGGAGTAAACTGGGGCGAGTGTCCGGAGATTTCATAAAGGCCTTTTATTTCTGTTTGAATCGAGCCGCATTGTAATACACACGGCAATTCGCAACATTTGACATCACATGTTGAACTTTCTGGAAACTCTTTTCGAAACCGGCGAATTGACCGTGCCACGGTTGGTGCCTGAAGAATTGCAGCACGGGACGCAGAAGCAGATGCCCAACTTCCAGCGTACCCTGGAACGACTCCATTCTGCAGAAGCCACCTGGCGTCTTCAGCTGCCTGGCGAACCACCATCATTTCTGGCTGAAGTCGCAGCAGATGCGGCGAGAGTGGTACTTGCCATTTGTCAGGGTATTGTCTATCGCGAAACCGAAATGACGGACATTACGCATATCGTGCAGCAGGCTGGATTCCTCGCAAAATACACGATGCATGGTGAACCTGCTTATCACTACAGTGTCGACATGCTTTTTCGATTCCTGCCGCAACTGCTTGAGCGAGCACAGCGCCTCTCCTTAAATGACCCGCTTGTCGAATTCATCCTCGAACTGATGAAGCCCTGGCCTCTGTCAAGTGTTGGTATCCGCCAGCTGCGTGTCAATACGACGCCTCCTGCTTTGCGGCATCCATCGCTGTGGAGAATGTATGTCGATCGAATCATCACACAGCAGGATCGTTCCCGGACAGAGTGCGAGCTGGTGCGTGAGGCCGTTGCTGCAGCCGGTGGGCCGTTCGAAATCCTGCCAAAGCCATTCATGGACAACCCGAAATGACAACACTACAGGACGCCATCGCAACCGCCGGACGCGTTCAGCACCAGCTGATTGACCCGCTTAAGTGCGAATACGTCGGCAAGGACGAAGTCATTGATCTGCTCGGCATTTGCCTGGTCGCCGGCGAGAACCTGTTTCTGCTTGGACCACCGGGAACGGCAAAGAGTGCGATTGTCAGATCATTGGCCCGACGACTGGATGGGCGTGTCTTCGACTACCTGTTGACGCGGTTCACGGAACCGTCTGAACTGTTCGGACCATTCGATATTCGCAAACTGCGTGAAGGAGACTTGTTGACGAATACGGAAGGCATGCTTCCGGAAGCGGATGTTGTTTTTCTGGATGAGTTGCTGAACGCCAATAGTGCGATTCTGAACAGCCTGCTGATGGCGCTGAATGAACGTGTGTTTCGGCGAGGAAAAGAAACACGAAAACTGGGCTTCGTACTCACCGTCGGAGCCAGCAATCGACTCCCGGAAGACGAAGCGCTCAGTGCCCTTTTTGATCGGTTTCTTCTTCGAGTACGTTCTGACAATGTTGCCCCGGAAATGCTGACCAGCGTTCTGGAAGCTGGCTGGAATCTTCAGCGTTCAGAAGCAATCGCACCCGCTGATCGGATATCAATGGATGACCTGCGATTCATGCAGAATTGCATCTCAGCGATGGATGTCAGCGAGGTCCGAAATACATACGTCGAACTAGTGCATCGCCTTCGGCATGCCGGAATAGAGATTTCCGATCGCAGAGCTGTGAGGCTTCAGCGTCTGGCAGCGGCCAGTGCAATGCTGTGCGGACGGACAAAAGTGGCCATTTCAGATCTTTGGGTTCTGCGTTATATCTGGGACACGATGGAACAGATCGAAGTGCTGGCAAAGATTGTGAACGATACGATCCGGAATGCGACGGAACCTGCGGAGGCGGATGCTGAGCCATCTTTTGGTGCCGAAAGGAATGTCCATCCACGATCGGCCGCCATCGAAGCTCCCTGTCCGGAACACCTGTCGCGTGATCTTGATCAGATTGCCCGGCACCTGGAATCCGCTCTGGAGGATTCGAATCAAAAGTCGTGGATTCGCGATCGACTGGGATTACTTCTGTCGCGAATTGAATGGGTGCAGAATGACGAATCTCGCCTGTTTCTGCGCGATCGTGTCCGCAGCATGCTGGAAGAACTTAGCGCATGACTGCACCTGAACCAAAGAAAACGATGATTGCACGGATGCCTCTCTCGCAGTCATTTCGAGCCGCAACATTGCGGACGAACGAAAATATTCTCTCATGCATTCGTGAAGATCTGCTGTGGCTTCGCTTTGATGGCGACGAAGACGAAGGCTGGCGGTTGCTTGCACCCATTGCAGAGGGTCCGTTGTTGCTTTGTGATGATCAGAATCGGTTGACTCCGGTCGGGAAGCATGTTCCTGCAGAGCGTTTGCCGGAACTGAACTGGCAAAAGCCTTCAGAGGTTCTTGCGGTCTCACTGCCAGTATCCCGAATGATGCACTTCAGCATTCCGCGGATTCAGTTAACACTCGTTCGAAGCGAAACAGAACGACCCGCGTCCCTGTTAACAACGAGCTGGGAAGCGTTCGAACTATGGGCCGTCGATGCACCTGAGTTACGGCTGAAGTGCTGTCGATTCGGCATCCTGAAACAGGTTGATTCGACCACTGAATTTCGAGTTGCAATTACTGGTGATCCGCTGCCTCCTCTTTCGGGAGACCGTTTCTGGATGGAGGACAACATTGCCGTACCACTGGGATGTTCGTGGAAGCCTGCTGTCGATACTCAGACACTCCGGTCGACGTTTGAACGCAACCTTGATGTCGAACCATCCGATCCCGGGCTGCAGGATCTTCTCTGGATCTGGCATCCCGATAATGGTCTGAACTTTCTTTGTGCATCAGACTTTGTTCCTGCTCTTCGAACGAATATCAGGAGCACACGTGCAGGACTGCGGGCTGGTTCTGATTGATCAGCCGAACGGATTCATGTGCCAATTCTTGCCGGAGCAGGCTTGCTTCGTCAGACCAACACGATGACAGTCTTGAGAAGTACGATGGCAAGTACGTTGACAAGTTTGCGATGTGCGGTCAGTCGGGCGGAAGCAGATCAGAATCGCCAAGGCTGCGCGCCTTTCTGCTGCCTCCCTTTCGGATGGTTTTCTTTCCGGGAAGGAATCCCTCGGCAGAGGATTCATCGGTGATCACCGGCATCATTTCGGTGCGACTGTCTGTGGAGACACCTGAGGTTGGGCGATCTGGTCCAAGATAGACTTTGTAACTCATTCCGGCGAATGACAACTGATCCCCGGGCAAAAGCGCGCCTCGCAGTACTCTCTGCCCGTTCACTCGAGTTCCATTTGTGCTGCCAAGATCCCGCATGTACAGCAACCCATCCGTCTTCACCAGGATGCAGTGCATTTTCGAGATGCTGGTGTGTTCAACGACGAGGTCGCACAACTTCGCGCTGCGACCAACGACAGTAATGTCTTTGGTCAGCGTGACAGGCTTTCCGCCGGTGGTTGGAATCAGCTGCGCAAGCATCGTAAAACGTTCGCATTGATCTGCAGGGAACAGGACAAACAGAATTCATCCTGAATTTGAGCGAGCGGGATTTCGGAATGCAACTTCTCAAAGTCCAGCGAGAGGCATTTCGGTCGATCCAGCCGGGCAGATCCATCTATTCGTCACGGTTCGCTTCCAGAACCGACAGAAACGCCTTCTGAGGAATCTCTACTTCCCCGAATTGGCGCATTCGTTTCTTGCCTTCTTTCTGCTTCTGCAGAAGTTTCCGCTTTCGGGTGATATCGCCACCATAGCACTTAGCGGTGACATTCTTGCGCAGTGCCGAAATCGTTTCGCGGGCGATGACTCGCATGCCGATGGCCGCCTGAATGGCGATTTCAAACTGGTGCTTGGAAATCTCCTGCTTCAGGCGTTTCACCAGAGCTCGTCCCCGACGATCCGCCGTTGATCGGTGAACAATCGTGGAAAGAGCATCCACCTTGTTGCCTTTGACAAGGATGTCCATCTTGACGAGATCCGCGGCCTGGAAGCCGATGATTTCGTAGTCCATCGTTCCATAACCGCGGGTCACGCTCTTCAGCTTATCGTACATGTCGTACACGATTTCACTGAGGGGTAATTCGTAGTGAATCTGGGCTCGCTGCGGTCCCAGAAATTCCGTGTTGCGAAAAATGCCGCGACGATCCTGACAAAGCTGCATGATCGTACCCACGTTTTCGGAAGGAACGATAAAGCTGACGTGGGCGATGGGTTCACGAAACTCTTCAATTTGTCCGGCGTCCGGGACATCCTGCGGGTTGTCGATGATCAGTGTCTGACCATCCTTTGTCACAATTTCGTACGTAACGTTGGGGGCCGTCTGAATCAGGTCCATGTCCTGTTCGCTTTCCAGACGCTGCTGCACAATCTCCATGTGCAGCATGCCCAGAAAACCACAGCGAAAACCAAATCCCAGCGCATCGGACGTTTCAGGAAGGAATGAAAAACTACTGTCATTCATGGACAGTTTCTGAAGCTCTTCCCTCAGCGTTTCAAAGCCCGTCGCGTCGATCGGGTACATGCCGCAGAAAACCATCTGTTTTGGCTTTTGATAACCCGGCAACGGCGATGCTGTCCCCCCCTGTGCAAGTGTGACGGTGTCACCGACAGTGACCAGGCTTAGATCCTTGATTCCTGTCAGGATATAGCCGACCTGCCCCGGCCCGAGATGGCCGCAGGATTTCATGTCGGGGCGAAACTGTCCAAGCTCCAGTACGTCCGCCGACATACCAGCACGCATGAATCGAACCTTGTCACCAACTTTCACTTCGCCTTCCAGCAGACGGACATAGGTGATCACACCTTTGTAATTGTCGTACTTGGAATCGAAAATCAACCCCTTCAGCGGCACATCCGTTGTACCGGTAGGCGGTGGAATACGTTTTATGATCGCTTCGAATACGGTTTCAATGTTTTGACCGGTCTTTGCACTGACCCGTAGCGCGTCGGTGGCATCCAGCCCCAGAACGCTTTCCACTTCTTCCAGAACTTCGTCAATACGAACCACTGGCAGGTCGATCTTGTTCACAACGGGGACAATTTCCAGATTCACGTTGATGGCTGCGTATGCGTTGGCAACCGTCTGCGCCTGAACTCCCTGAAACGCGTCAACAATCAGTAGCGCGCCCTCACAGGCGGCCAGACTTCGATTGACTTCATAATGGAAGTCGACGTGGCCGGGCGTGTCGATCAGATTCAGTT
This genomic interval from Planctomycetaceae bacterium contains the following:
- a CDS encoding protein kinase — protein: MKMTSCDPALIAAFLADELDEQQQADFELHLDTCVTCCRALQRQTAHASLWSDARSFLSSSENPVRTPDDPVPCDATIASLKSPAPVNLDFLSPTDDPHMLGRFAGYEISGVVGRGGMGIVLKGFDASLNRYAAIKVLAPHYASSGAARQRFGREAQAAAAVVHDNVIAIHGVSEFNNLPYLIMPYIKGQSLQKRIDRHGPLSIPEILRIAMQTARGLAAAHDQGLVHRDIKPGNVLLPENVERVLITDFGLARAADDASLTRSGVIAGTPQYMSPEQAKGEGIDARSDLFSLGSMMYAMATGHPPFRAETPYGILRRITDHPHRPVQELRTDLPSWLCSVIDRLLAKDAAARFTSAEVVAQLLEDCLAHVQQPSQVPLPKVLQLRITPEHPGRRRLLGFMGLMSAIVIATAALWMSKSQFRSSPESTQASNEFESAEPGDSEEALTPTKSSVSDVPEFDLEWDNSSKLDQLEATLSNLRETLRD
- a CDS encoding sigma-70 family RNA polymerase sigma factor, which produces MKSPDTRPSLLLRVRNANDAAAWDEFVQIYQPLIHRLARIKGLQTADADDLVQQVLLAVSRAVERWEVDATRGKFRTWLRTVANNAILNALTRRSPDRASGTDEVEQLLRQCQVHDETHSDLLDTEYRRQLFQQAAAAIRSEFSDDTWNSFWFTAVEGLEIDDVVTRLGRSRGSVYASRSRVMKRLKQEIEKLQEE
- a CDS encoding AAA family ATPase — translated: MTTLQDAIATAGRVQHQLIDPLKCEYVGKDEVIDLLGICLVAGENLFLLGPPGTAKSAIVRSLARRLDGRVFDYLLTRFTEPSELFGPFDIRKLREGDLLTNTEGMLPEADVVFLDELLNANSAILNSLLMALNERVFRRGKETRKLGFVLTVGASNRLPEDEALSALFDRFLLRVRSDNVAPEMLTSVLEAGWNLQRSEAIAPADRISMDDLRFMQNCISAMDVSEVRNTYVELVHRLRHAGIEISDRRAVRLQRLAAASAMLCGRTKVAISDLWVLRYIWDTMEQIEVLAKIVNDTIRNATEPAEADAEPSFGAERNVHPRSAAIEAPCPEHLSRDLDQIARHLESALEDSNQKSWIRDRLGLLLSRIEWVQNDESRLFLRDRVRSMLEELSA
- a CDS encoding FHA domain-containing protein, which codes for MLAQLIPTTGGKPVTLTKDITVVGRSAKLCDLVVEHTSISKMHCILVKTDGLLYMRDLGSTNGTRVNGQRVLRGALLPGDQLSFAGMSYKVYLGPDRPTSGVSTDSRTEMMPVITDESSAEGFLPGKKTIRKGGSRKARSLGDSDLLPPD
- the lepA gene encoding translation elongation factor 4, with product MDPKFIRNFSIIAHIDHGKSTLADQLLLKSGTITEREFRQQILDDLDIERERGITVKARSVTINYKFEGDTYELNLIDTPGHVDFHYEVNRSLAACEGALLIVDAFQGVQAQTVANAYAAINVNLEIVPVVNKIDLPVVRIDEVLEEVESVLGLDATDALRVSAKTGQNIETVFEAIIKRIPPPTGTTDVPLKGLIFDSKYDNYKGVITYVRLLEGEVKVGDKVRFMRAGMSADVLELGQFRPDMKSCGHLGPGQVGYILTGIKDLSLVTVGDTVTLAQGGTASPLPGYQKPKQMVFCGMYPIDATGFETLREELQKLSMNDSSFSFLPETSDALGFGFRCGFLGMLHMEIVQQRLESEQDMDLIQTAPNVTYEIVTKDGQTLIIDNPQDVPDAGQIEEFREPIAHVSFIVPSENVGTIMQLCQDRRGIFRNTEFLGPQRAQIHYELPLSEIVYDMYDKLKSVTRGYGTMDYEIIGFQAADLVKMDILVKGNKVDALSTIVHRSTADRRGRALVKRLKQEISKHQFEIAIQAAIGMRVIARETISALRKNVTAKCYGGDITRKRKLLQKQKEGKKRMRQFGEVEIPQKAFLSVLEANRDE